Genomic window (Longibacter salinarum):
GAGTCGCATCCTAAAGTGACGGACCGCGCATCTGGCCAAAACTACAATCAGCTCTCCGCGACATGAATCGGTCCCGACCGAGCGAAGCTACCGATTCGACAGTTGAAACTGCTTGGGCGTGGTCCCGACGTGCTCCTTGAAGGTGTTGATGAAGTAGCTGACACTCGAGAAGCCGATGTCGTGACTGACCTCACCGACGGACCGAGACCCGCTGAGAAGGAGTTCACAGGCGCGCTTCATGCGTTCCTTTGTTAGGAACTGGAGCGGCGTCATTCCGAGCTCGTTTCGGAAGTAGCGATAGAAGCTCGATTCACTCATGCACGCTTTTTCGGCGAGTTCGCTCACCGTTAGCGGCTGGTCGAGATGCTTGCGCGCGTACTGAATGGCGGCCGCCAGCCCATTTTCCGGGAGCTGTCGATCAACCGGTCCCATCAGCAGATGACGCGACTCCGTCTGTAGCAGGCGAACGACGAGCTCCGTCGCGTTCAGGTCGATGAGCATGTCGCGGTGGGGTACGTCTTCGGTAAAAAGCTGGACGAGCGACTGCAGGACCCGCTCGATACCGGCGTCATTCCTCAGGTGGCAATGGTTCAGCCGGTCGACCTCCCACGGTCCCGACTCGGGGGACCGCGGCATCTCTTCATTCAGGCGAGCGACCATGTCATCCACTTTATCACTGTCGATCTCCAGCGTGATGCACCGGGTCGGCTCGCGGTCGGCTTCCGGGAAGTCGATATAAATCGTTTCGAGAGGTGGGACGACCAGTGATTCTCCCGGAAGAAACTCAAAGGGTTCACGATCGGGGTCCGTGAGATGAATCACCTTTTTGCCCGTAATCATCCCGCAGTAAAGCGGGTTGGCGGATCGAAGGGCAACGCGTTGAGCCTGCTGGACCGTATCGTACACGGAGAATTGCATGTCCTCCCCGCCGTACGATGTTCGATTTTCGACGAGCGTATCCGGAGGATCGTTGTGGGACGCGCGACGGTCCGATCGGTCGAGCGTCCAGGGAAGGGTTGAGACGAGAGGAGCGTTCGGCATAACAACGGCGAGGTCGGTAACGCAAAGGAACGGAAAGGCGTCCGCCGATGGTGGAGGCATCAACGAAGCAAAAAGCGCAGGACGGAACGAAACCGAGATGCGGGTTGAACC
Coding sequences:
- a CDS encoding helix-turn-helix transcriptional regulator is translated as MPNAPLVSTLPWTLDRSDRRASHNDPPDTLVENRTSYGGEDMQFSVYDTVQQAQRVALRSANPLYCGMITGKKVIHLTDPDREPFEFLPGESLVVPPLETIYIDFPEADREPTRCITLEIDSDKVDDMVARLNEEMPRSPESGPWEVDRLNHCHLRNDAGIERVLQSLVQLFTEDVPHRDMLIDLNATELVVRLLQTESRHLLMGPVDRQLPENGLAAAIQYARKHLDQPLTVSELAEKACMSESSFYRYFRNELGMTPLQFLTKERMKRACELLLSGSRSVGEVSHDIGFSSVSYFINTFKEHVGTTPKQFQLSNR